The Parashewanella tropica genome window below encodes:
- a CDS encoding valine--tRNA ligase — MEKTYDPQSIEQSLYQNWEEKGYFKPHGDTTQGNYSIMIPPPNVTGSLHMGHAFQDTIMDTLTRYQRMKGKNTLWQVGTDHAGIATQMLVERKLDAEEGKSRHDLGRDAFIDKVWDWKKQSGGNITQQLRRLGASVDWDRERFTMDEGLSKAVQEVFVRLYEDDLIYRGKRLVNWDPKLHTAISDLEVENKEKQGSMWHLRYPLADNELTADGKDYLEVATTRPETMLGDSAVAVHPDDERYQNLIGKFILLPIVNRRIPIVADDYVDMEFGTGCVKITPAHDFNDYEVGKRHQLPMFNIMTIDAAIRSEAEVVNTDGTINKDIDGSLPQEFAGMERFAARKAIVAEFERIGLLEKIEPHGLKVPYGDRSGVVIEPLLTDQWYVAVAPMAKTAIEAVENGDIKFVPQQYENMYFSWMRDIQDWCISRQLWWGHRIPAWYDEAGKVYVGRTEAEVRAKHKLADSVVLRQDDDVLDTWFSSALWTFSTLGWPDNLEDLKTFHPTDVLVTGFDIIFFWVARMIMMTMHFIKDEDGKPQVPFKTVYVTGLIRDEQGNKMSKSKGNVLDPLDMIDGIDLESLVTKRTGNMMQPQLAAKIEKSTRKEFAEGIEAHGTDALRFTLAAMASTGRDINWDMKRLDGYRSFCNKLWNASRYVLMNTEGEDCGFDGGEMEFSLADRWISGLFNETVKTFDDHINAYRFDLAANTAYEFTWNQFCDWYLELTKPVLNNGTEAQKRGTRHTLITVLEAMQRLLHPIMPYITETIWQRVKPLAKAEGETIMLAAFPEFDETQVDEQAMADLEWVKQVIVAVRNIRAELNIAPSKPLNALLKNVSEEDKARLEANQAFFTTLAKLESMTVLAADEKAPMSTTALVGEMELLIPMAGLVDVAAEMARIDKQLEKLVKEVSRIQGKLSNEGFVAKAPAAVIEKERAKLADLERDMEKLQETKAEFAALDA, encoded by the coding sequence ATGGAAAAAACATACGATCCTCAGTCTATAGAACAGTCTCTTTACCAAAACTGGGAAGAGAAAGGTTATTTCAAGCCGCATGGTGATACCACGCAAGGCAACTACTCCATTATGATCCCGCCTCCGAATGTGACAGGTAGCCTACACATGGGGCACGCATTCCAAGACACCATTATGGATACCTTAACCCGCTATCAGCGTATGAAAGGTAAAAACACATTATGGCAAGTGGGTACTGACCATGCGGGTATCGCAACCCAAATGCTGGTGGAGCGTAAGTTAGACGCAGAAGAAGGTAAATCTCGCCATGACTTAGGTCGTGATGCTTTCATCGACAAAGTATGGGATTGGAAAAAGCAATCTGGCGGAAACATCACTCAGCAGTTACGTCGCCTTGGTGCGTCTGTAGATTGGGATCGCGAACGTTTTACCATGGACGAAGGCTTATCAAAAGCGGTTCAAGAAGTCTTTGTTCGTTTGTATGAAGATGATTTGATCTATCGTGGTAAGCGTTTGGTGAACTGGGATCCTAAGCTTCACACTGCGATTTCTGACCTTGAAGTTGAAAACAAAGAAAAGCAAGGCAGCATGTGGCACTTGCGTTATCCACTCGCGGATAACGAATTGACCGCTGACGGTAAAGATTACCTAGAAGTGGCGACCACTCGTCCTGAAACCATGTTAGGTGACAGCGCAGTTGCGGTTCACCCTGATGATGAGCGTTATCAAAACCTAATTGGTAAGTTTATTCTTTTACCTATCGTAAACCGTCGTATTCCAATCGTTGCTGATGATTATGTCGATATGGAATTCGGGACTGGTTGTGTGAAAATCACTCCTGCTCACGACTTTAACGATTACGAAGTGGGTAAGCGTCACCAGCTACCAATGTTTAACATCATGACTATTGATGCGGCTATTCGTAGTGAAGCGGAAGTGGTGAACACTGACGGCACCATCAACAAAGACATCGACGGCAGCCTACCGCAAGAATTTGCAGGTATGGAACGTTTTGCTGCTCGTAAAGCGATTGTGGCTGAGTTTGAGCGCATTGGTCTTCTTGAAAAGATTGAGCCGCATGGTTTGAAAGTGCCTTATGGCGATCGCTCTGGCGTGGTTATCGAACCACTACTGACTGACCAATGGTACGTTGCGGTTGCGCCAATGGCGAAAACGGCCATTGAAGCGGTTGAAAACGGTGACATTAAATTTGTTCCTCAGCAGTATGAAAACATGTACTTCTCTTGGATGCGTGACATTCAAGACTGGTGTATCTCTCGTCAGCTTTGGTGGGGACACCGTATTCCAGCTTGGTATGACGAAGCGGGTAAAGTGTACGTTGGTCGAACAGAGGCGGAAGTTCGTGCTAAGCATAAATTAGCTGATTCAGTGGTGCTTCGCCAAGACGATGACGTACTGGATACTTGGTTCAGCTCGGCATTGTGGACCTTCTCAACCTTAGGTTGGCCAGACAACTTGGAAGATCTAAAAACCTTCCATCCAACGGACGTGTTGGTAACAGGTTTTGACATCATCTTCTTCTGGGTTGCCAGAATGATCATGATGACCATGCACTTCATTAAAGATGAAGACGGCAAGCCACAAGTACCATTCAAGACCGTTTATGTGACAGGTCTTATCCGTGACGAGCAAGGCAACAAGATGTCTAAGTCTAAGGGTAACGTACTTGATCCACTAGATATGATCGACGGTATCGATCTTGAGTCACTGGTAACCAAGCGTACTGGTAACATGATGCAGCCACAACTTGCGGCCAAGATTGAAAAGAGCACGCGTAAAGAATTTGCTGAAGGTATTGAAGCACACGGTACCGATGCGCTGCGCTTTACCCTAGCAGCAATGGCATCAACGGGTCGTGATATTAATTGGGACATGAAGCGTCTAGACGGTTACCGAAGCTTCTGTAACAAGCTTTGGAACGCATCACGTTATGTATTGATGAACACCGAAGGTGAAGATTGCGGCTTTGACGGCGGTGAGATGGAATTCTCACTTGCGGATCGTTGGATCTCTGGTCTATTTAATGAAACCGTGAAAACCTTTGATGATCACATCAACGCTTACCGTTTCGACCTAGCAGCAAACACCGCTTATGAGTTCACTTGGAACCAGTTCTGTGACTGGTACTTAGAACTAACGAAACCAGTATTGAACAACGGCACTGAAGCTCAAAAACGTGGTACTCGTCATACGCTTATCACTGTACTTGAAGCCATGCAGCGTCTATTGCACCCAATCATGCCGTATATCACTGAAACCATTTGGCAGCGTGTTAAGCCATTGGCGAAAGCCGAAGGTGAAACCATTATGCTAGCGGCATTCCCTGAATTTGATGAAACTCAAGTGGACGAGCAAGCGATGGCGGATCTTGAGTGGGTTAAGCAAGTGATTGTTGCGGTACGTAATATCCGTGCAGAGCTAAACATTGCGCCTTCTAAGCCGCTAAACGCATTGCTTAAGAATGTGTCTGAGGAAGATAAAGCCCGTTTAGAAGCCAACCAAGCTTTCTTCACCACGCTTGCGAAATTAGAGTCAATGACGGTTTTAGCCGCTGATGAAAAAGCACCAATGTCGACGACTGCACTTGTTGGGGAAATGGAACTGCTTATTCCTATGGCTGGTTTGGTTGATGTGGCGGCAGAAATGGCACGTATCGACAAGCAGCTTGAAAAGCTGGTAAAAGAAGTCAGCCGAATTCAAGGCAAACTTTCTAACGAAGGCTTTGTTGCGAAAGCCCCTGCTGCGGTTATCGAAAAAGAACGTGCGAAGTTAGCCGATCTTGAACGTGACATGGAAAAGCTTCAAGAAACCAAAGCAGAATTTGCTGCACTAGACGCATAA
- a CDS encoding bile acid:sodium symporter family protein — protein MEFATLTQIILPLALAMMMLTLGLSLSIRDFKQALVKPKAFILGITLQLLLLPLIAWLHIIVVGKFIELPLIVTAGLVILAACPGGATSNLIAYILGGNAALSVSMTALVSLIMPLIIPFSLSWQLSWLGVDSQISLPYLITFKKLLLITIIPVIIGMLIRGVFRKTTEKAQPYNSKAATALFVGFGVFLAWRFHQDLLQSGWLMVLVCLSLALSAMFMTHLFSKQAKLNFSNRRTLLIEVGVQNAGTGIFIAVAILNQPEWTLLPLLYGLVMNLPILSLLVKDKWVKSHA, from the coding sequence ATGGAATTTGCCACACTGACTCAAATTATACTCCCATTAGCTCTAGCCATGATGATGCTAACGCTTGGGTTGAGTCTATCTATTCGTGATTTCAAACAAGCGTTGGTGAAACCAAAGGCATTTATCCTTGGAATTACGCTTCAACTTCTTCTATTACCCTTGATTGCTTGGTTACACATTATAGTGGTTGGCAAGTTCATTGAATTGCCATTAATTGTAACTGCGGGTTTAGTGATATTGGCCGCGTGCCCGGGGGGAGCAACTTCGAATCTGATTGCTTATATATTGGGTGGCAATGCGGCACTGTCTGTGAGCATGACAGCATTGGTGAGTTTAATCATGCCGTTAATCATTCCATTTAGCTTATCTTGGCAGTTGTCATGGCTAGGTGTCGATTCGCAAATTAGCTTGCCATATTTGATTACCTTTAAGAAGTTATTATTGATCACTATTATTCCAGTGATTATTGGTATGCTGATCCGTGGGGTTTTTAGAAAAACGACCGAGAAAGCTCAGCCTTATAACTCCAAAGCAGCAACAGCCCTATTTGTCGGTTTTGGTGTGTTTTTGGCGTGGCGTTTTCACCAAGATTTACTGCAATCCGGTTGGCTGATGGTTTTGGTGTGCCTGAGTTTAGCTTTAAGCGCAATGTTCATGACTCATTTATTCTCAAAGCAAGCAAAGCTAAATTTTAGCAATCGCCGAACATTACTGATTGAAGTCGGTGTCCAAAATGCAGGCACGGGAATATTTATTGCTGTCGCTATTTTAAATCAACCAGAATGGACACTATTGCCACTGCTTTATGGTTTGGTGATGAACCTGCCTATTCTATCTCTTCTTGTTAAAGATAAATGGGTTAAAAGTCACGCTTAA
- a CDS encoding MFS transporter translates to MDNNNSASGNDLREVKQLGMWASIASLSYVFWLVGGMELVERLSYYGVKTTASLYAQAPASEGGLGISLGDYGIIMFWFAITQTFVPVFTGGISDRVGYKETIFASTVIKIAAYLVMAFFPSFWGFLIGAMLLAGGTGIFKPGIQGTLVLSTNRNNTSMAWGLFYQIVNIGGFLGPIVAAYMRQLSWENVFFTCAAIISLNFVLLLAYKEPGKEARLARAKQVKSGEVKQEVLWKDALRELKKPIVIYYMLVFSGFWFLFNSLFDVLPIHIKEWVDTSVIVSSIFGGETPSAFWRSVLAMDFAGTKILPEGMININAALIMTCCFLVAGLTAKFRVTTAMLAGCLLSIFAFILIGSYHAAWIMAFAIAMFSFGEMMISPKKNEFMGNIAPEGKKAMYLGFVMLPQGIGWGLEGYFGPKLYEWYASKELFSRELLVERGMSVANMEKIPHGEVFTTLVSYTGDTPQALTQYLYETHNIGMAWYIIAAIGSISAVGIYVYGKWLLTLQRQQA, encoded by the coding sequence ATGGATAACAATAATTCGGCATCTGGCAATGACCTAAGAGAGGTCAAACAGCTTGGAATGTGGGCTTCTATCGCCAGCTTAAGCTATGTGTTTTGGCTTGTCGGTGGTATGGAGTTGGTTGAAAGGCTTTCCTATTATGGGGTAAAAACCACAGCTTCTCTTTATGCACAAGCGCCGGCTTCTGAAGGTGGGTTAGGTATTAGTCTGGGTGACTACGGTATCATTATGTTTTGGTTTGCGATAACCCAAACTTTTGTACCTGTATTTACTGGTGGTATTTCAGATCGCGTTGGCTACAAAGAGACGATTTTCGCTTCAACCGTCATTAAAATTGCCGCTTACTTAGTCATGGCTTTTTTCCCGTCATTCTGGGGATTTTTAATTGGCGCCATGTTACTCGCTGGTGGTACAGGTATTTTCAAACCGGGTATTCAAGGGACTTTGGTGTTATCTACCAATCGAAATAATACCTCAATGGCATGGGGACTCTTCTATCAAATCGTAAATATTGGTGGCTTCTTAGGGCCTATCGTTGCGGCTTATATGCGTCAGCTATCATGGGAAAATGTATTCTTCACCTGCGCTGCGATCATTTCTCTTAACTTCGTACTTTTACTTGCTTATAAAGAGCCGGGTAAAGAAGCTCGGCTTGCGAGAGCGAAACAAGTCAAAAGTGGTGAAGTTAAACAAGAAGTTTTGTGGAAAGACGCCCTGCGCGAATTGAAAAAGCCGATTGTGATTTATTACATGTTGGTATTTTCAGGTTTTTGGTTCTTATTCAACTCACTGTTTGACGTATTACCGATCCATATTAAAGAGTGGGTAGATACCAGCGTCATAGTCAGCAGTATCTTTGGTGGCGAAACCCCAAGTGCATTTTGGCGAAGCGTTCTAGCCATGGACTTTGCTGGAACCAAGATTTTACCTGAAGGTATGATCAACATTAACGCGGCGTTGATCATGACGTGCTGTTTCTTGGTCGCGGGTTTAACGGCAAAGTTTCGAGTTACCACAGCAATGCTCGCTGGCTGCTTGTTAAGCATTTTTGCCTTTATTCTAATTGGTTCATATCACGCGGCTTGGATCATGGCGTTTGCTATTGCTATGTTTTCTTTCGGTGAAATGATGATAAGCCCGAAAAAGAACGAATTTATGGGCAATATTGCGCCAGAGGGTAAAAAAGCCATGTACCTTGGCTTTGTTATGCTGCCACAAGGTATTGGTTGGGGATTAGAAGGTTATTTTGGTCCTAAGTTATACGAGTGGTATGCATCGAAAGAGTTGTTCTCTCGTGAGCTATTAGTCGAGCGCGGAATGTCAGTAGCTAATATGGAGAAAATTCCTCACGGTGAAGTTTTCACAACACTTGTAAGTTATACCGGTGATACGCCACAGGCTCTGACGCAATACTTGTATGAAACTCATAATATCGGAATGGCTTGGTACATCATTGCTGCGATTGGAAGTATTTCAGCAGTCGGTATTTATGTTTATGGTAAATGGTTATTGACCTTACAACGCCAGCAGGCCTGA
- the tsaE gene encoding tRNA (adenosine(37)-N6)-threonylcarbamoyltransferase complex ATPase subunit type 1 TsaE has translation MSQRVFPLANEDETVALGRQLSTLIAPPLTLYLTGDLGAGKTTFSRGLIQSLGHQGAVKSPTYTLVEPYELAEMKVFHFDLYRLMDPEELEFMGIRDYFSDDCLCIVEWPDRGHGLLPEADIHLHIDYMEEGRTLRMDAITSKGKILLEQLK, from the coding sequence ATGAGTCAGCGTGTTTTTCCGTTAGCCAATGAAGACGAAACGGTTGCTTTAGGGCGTCAACTTTCAACTTTGATCGCGCCTCCTTTAACTTTATATTTAACTGGAGATTTAGGGGCTGGTAAAACTACGTTTTCTCGAGGTCTGATCCAATCATTAGGTCACCAAGGAGCCGTTAAAAGTCCAACATATACATTAGTTGAGCCTTATGAACTCGCTGAAATGAAAGTGTTTCACTTTGATTTATATCGACTAATGGACCCAGAAGAGTTGGAATTTATGGGGATCCGAGACTATTTTTCTGATGACTGTTTGTGTATTGTGGAATGGCCGGATCGTGGTCACGGCTTATTGCCCGAAGCTGATATACACTTACATATTGATTACATGGAAGAAGGGCGAACTTTGAGAATGGATGCAATTACCTCTAAAGGTAAGATATTACTAGAACAATTAAAATAA
- a CDS encoding N-acetylmuramoyl-L-alanine amidase, producing the protein MSIKAYCKQWFFLVLLLLPLHAVAANNLKSVRIWAAPDSTRVVFDLSSKPNYKYFTLTKPDRLVIDLSSSNNKLNFSKIKNSSKLIKRIRTSTPPKKGSLRVVIDLNKSIKAKVFSLKPTAPYGNRLVVDLEPTVKTAKKIVHQPKKALRDIVIAIDAGHGGEDPGSIGPSGMHEKKVVLQIAKRLKALIDKTPGMRAIMTRTGDYFVNLNRRSEIARKQEADLLVSIHADAFTTPQPRGASVWVLRKGRAETEMGRWLEQKERHSELLGGAGEIIQNTDSEQYLARALIEMVSDKSLTISHTVASDVLKQMGRVTKLHKKHTESAGFAVLKSPDIPSILVETGFISNPREERLLRSNKHQYRLANAIYKGIYQYFKINAPSDTLMASTATIKYKVVRGDSLSKIAQRYQVSVNSIKKANKLRSNTVRIGQNLIIPRS; encoded by the coding sequence ATGTCGATAAAAGCTTACTGCAAACAATGGTTTTTTTTAGTGTTGTTACTGCTGCCTTTGCATGCAGTGGCGGCCAATAATTTAAAAAGTGTACGGATTTGGGCCGCTCCTGATTCTACTCGAGTGGTGTTTGATCTCAGTAGTAAGCCTAACTATAAATATTTCACACTGACTAAGCCTGATCGCTTAGTCATCGATTTATCCAGCAGTAACAATAAGCTTAATTTCAGTAAGATAAAAAACAGCAGTAAGCTCATCAAACGCATTCGCACCAGTACACCGCCTAAGAAAGGTAGTTTGAGGGTCGTAATCGATTTAAATAAATCGATTAAAGCTAAAGTGTTCTCCCTTAAACCAACAGCACCTTACGGAAACCGTTTAGTGGTTGATTTAGAGCCTACCGTTAAAACCGCTAAAAAAATCGTTCATCAACCTAAAAAAGCCTTACGAGATATTGTGATTGCCATTGATGCAGGGCATGGCGGGGAAGATCCCGGTTCTATCGGTCCGTCTGGCATGCATGAAAAGAAGGTCGTTTTGCAAATCGCTAAACGGCTTAAAGCCTTAATTGATAAAACCCCAGGTATGAGAGCGATCATGACCCGAACGGGTGATTATTTTGTCAATCTAAACCGTCGTAGTGAGATTGCTCGTAAGCAAGAAGCTGATTTATTAGTGTCTATTCACGCTGATGCCTTTACTACTCCGCAACCACGTGGCGCTTCAGTTTGGGTGTTAAGAAAAGGTCGAGCTGAAACAGAAATGGGTCGTTGGCTTGAACAGAAAGAACGTCATTCAGAATTACTGGGCGGCGCGGGTGAAATCATCCAAAACACCGACAGTGAGCAGTACCTAGCCAGAGCGCTCATTGAAATGGTTTCGGATAAATCTTTGACCATTAGCCATACTGTAGCGAGTGATGTACTTAAGCAAATGGGGCGAGTGACAAAACTTCATAAAAAGCACACCGAATCTGCTGGTTTTGCGGTGTTAAAATCTCCCGATATTCCCTCTATTTTGGTCGAAACGGGATTCATTTCTAACCCAAGAGAAGAGCGTTTATTACGTTCAAATAAGCATCAATATCGACTGGCAAATGCTATTTACAAAGGTATTTATCAATACTTTAAGATAAACGCTCCATCTGACACTTTGATGGCAAGTACGGCAACCATCAAATACAAAGTGGTGAGAGGGGATTCGTTATCTAAAATTGCTCAGCGCTATCAAGTTTCTGTGAACAGCATTAAAAAAGCCAATAAGTTAAGATCAAACACCGTTAGAATTGGTCAGAATCTCATCATTCCCCGTAGTTAA